In Thermococcus profundus, the genomic stretch ACAAAAACATCTGCAGAGGCGTAGAGCTTGGGGAGAAGTTCATTGGGAACGTAACCCATAAACCTCACGCGGTCTTCGATGTTCAGGAACTTGGCACGTGCCTTCAGGAATGGAAGCATCTCGCCGGAGCCAACCATTACCAGCGTGGCATCGTCCTCTTCTCGTGCTATGTTCTGGAAAGCATTGAGGAGCACGTGCGGCCCTTTTCTGGGGGACATCCTACTAACGTAGAGAACGACGTCTCCATTAATCCCGAGCTCTTCTTTTACCATCTCCTTCTCTTTCTCACTTATCGGCCTAAAGAACTCGTCATCGACACCGTTGGGGATTACCCTAACTGGAGAGTCAGTAAAGTGCTCTATGAACGCCTTTGCGGCCTTGCTCACAGCGATTATCTCATGAGGATATTTGAGGTAGTGGCTGAAGAGAGGGAAGGTCAATCCAAGGGCATCCCACAGAGAGGACTCGTGAGAAAACGATATGCTGTGAGTCGTGAGCAGTGTAGCCTTTCCGAGCGCCCTTCCCGCCTTGACGGCCTTCAGTGAGAGGGGCGTGAATGCATGATGAGCGTGGACAACCTCGAAATCCCCAAGGAACTCACCCAGCTCAAGGTTTGATTTCAGGCCGTATGTTATGTTTATTCCGAGCACCGGGCTGACAATACCCGGAATCTTCACAAGCCCGATTCCCAGCTCCTCAAGCTCCTCCTCCTTCCCTGTATTCAGGTCGTTGGTCACTATTGAAACATCGTGGCCACGCTTTTTCAGATAGATGGCAAGCTGATGCATGTGGGTGGCAACACCGCCGATTTTTGGATAATACCAGTCACTAACAAGAGCAATTTTCATTTTCCAGCACCTCCACCAACGCTACGATAAAAAGCCACTGCACCGACTATCGAGTAAACGTACTGAAAGATGAACTTGTAGGTGAAAGCGGTGAGAGTGGCTTTTGTTGATGCTCCTATTCCAACGACTATCCCCATCTCATTGGCCCCAAAGCCGCTAGGGATACCCGCTAGAGAAGCGAACAGGACGCTCATGATGAAACCGTAGAGCGCCCGGCCAAGTGAAACCTCCAATCCAAACGCCCTCCCAACTGCTACTATGCCGAAAACTTGGAGCAAAATTACAGCCAGGGAGAGGAGAAACGAGAGAAAAAATGCTTTTCTGTTCTCCTTTGCTCTCTTCCATCCAGTGTATCCCCTCTTAAGATAGCTTCTTAGCAGTGTTGTGAGCCCCTTTAGGCCAGAATTCCCCCAGAAAGCCAAGAGAGAGTCCAAGACTCTGTAAAGGCCTTCCTCCCAGATCAGAGAAAGGAGGACAAGCACAAGGACGACAAGACCCAGCTTCGTGAAGCCCACGAACACAAACGCCATTGAGAGCAGGACGACAACTTCCGTTGTGATGCCGATTGCCAGAGCTGAGAGAGCTTTGAAGTAGTCCCCTCCCACCAGCTTGACCTTCGTCGCGTGTCCAACGCTCGGAGGAAGAATAGTCATGAGGTAATATCCGCTGAGGAATGCCCTCAGCGTCTTTTTAAATGGGGTCTCCTGCACCTCGCGGAGGAAGATGTGCCACCTGAGAACGGAGAGCAGTACCGTCAAAAGGGAAAGACAGAACGCCAGGAGGAGGTACTCAGGAGAGGCCGTTTTCATGGCTAACTCAAGTTCTTCAAGGTCGGTATGCCTGTAGAGGTACCCAAGGGAAATTAGGAGGGCAAGAACGGAGAGGACCTTTCTTTTCCAGCCTGCCAAAGATACCTCACCCACCGAGCATCACCCTAGCTGTGTGTGCAACTAAGAGGGCCAGCATGAGGGCATCGAGAGCTCTGTAGTTCACCTTCAGGCGGAGTGCCAGGGTTCCAAATGCCCCGAGAGGAGTAAGAGCCACCATCAGCAGGATAATCGACGCCCATGAAAAGGTCACAACAAGCTTTTCCGAGACCTTTTTCCCGAGCACCACAGGTGTCGTTTTGAGACCCGCTTTCAGGTCGCTTTCGTAGTCACCGAGGTGGTTCCTGAGCTCCAGAGCAAAGGAGTACAGCGTGACGCTGAGAGCTATAAGTGCCTCGATGGATGAGATTCTCCCGTCTATTGAAGCCCCGTATAGGAAGGGAAGCCCTCCGAAAAAGAGACCGTGGGAGAGCACATCGATTATAGGTCTCGCCTTCAGCCTCGGTGGTGCAGAGTAGATGGTCGCGAGGGCCGTCATGAGAACGTAAATGGCGAACATAACCGGGTTAGTTTTGGACGCGATTAACACGCCGAGCAAGGAGAGAACGATGGAAAGGGTCAATCCCCCTGCAAAGCTAAGCTCCCCGCTGGCTATCGGATTTTTCTTAACCTTGTCGGGGTTTAGGGAGTCGGTGTCCACGTCGAAGCAGTTGTTTATTGAGAACGCATACCATACAAAGAGCACTCCAGCTGTAAACGCCAGTAATGCCTTATCAAGGCTAACCCACTTCGCGTTCATCAGTATCGCCAGACCGATGAGACCGATGTACGCCCTGCCCTCAAGCGGTCTAAGGTTCCTTACAATCGCTGAGACAGATGTCATAGACCTCACCAAAAGACCCTTGAAGAAAAGGTTATAAACCTTTCCACCAATTAGGTAACAGTTATGAAAAGAAATCTTCAGGGGTTGTATCATGGAGGACGTACTTCGTTCCCTCACCAAGGCCCTAAAATTGTTCGAGCTTGGTGAAACGGAGATAAGGATATACTCCCTTCTTCAGTCGGAAGAGCTAACGCCCAGACAGATAGCCAAAAGGCTTGACATCTCTGAAAGGGTAGTCCGCGAAAAGCTGAAACATCTCCTCCAGCTCGGCCTCATCGAGCGCCAACTCGTAGATCGCGGGTGGCTTGGATACATCTACTACGCAAAAAATCCAGGGGAAGCCATTAACGAACTCCTAAAGAGACTTGAGAATGTCCTTCAGAACATCGAAGAAACAACAGCCCGGAACTTAAAAGGATAAACACAAGAGGGATAAGGAAAAATCAGGCGTTCTGCTCTTCCCTCTTCTTCGTGAGGTACTCGTGGATGGCCTTGGCGGCCCTCCTTCCGTCACCCATGGCCAAG encodes the following:
- a CDS encoding helix-turn-helix domain-containing protein, which translates into the protein MEDVLRSLTKALKLFELGETEIRIYSLLQSEELTPRQIAKRLDISERVVREKLKHLLQLGLIERQLVDRGWLGYIYYAKNPGEAINELLKRLENVLQNIEETTARNLKG
- a CDS encoding glycosyltransferase family 4 protein, translated to MKIALVSDWYYPKIGGVATHMHQLAIYLKKRGHDVSIVTNDLNTGKEEELEELGIGLVKIPGIVSPVLGINITYGLKSNLELGEFLGDFEVVHAHHAFTPLSLKAVKAGRALGKATLLTTHSISFSHESSLWDALGLTFPLFSHYLKYPHEIIAVSKAAKAFIEHFTDSPVRVIPNGVDDEFFRPISEKEKEMVKEELGINGDVVLYVSRMSPRKGPHVLLNAFQNIAREEDDATLVMVGSGEMLPFLKARAKFLNIEDRVRFMGYVPNELLPKLYASADVFVLPSTTAEAFGIVILEAMASAVPVVTTTVGGIPEVVGESGSGILVPPGDEFALAEAILKLLHDKELAGKFGEAGRKAVENRYSWRVVAGDIENVYEDALNRL
- a CDS encoding UbiA prenyltransferase family protein gives rise to the protein MTSVSAIVRNLRPLEGRAYIGLIGLAILMNAKWVSLDKALLAFTAGVLFVWYAFSINNCFDVDTDSLNPDKVKKNPIASGELSFAGGLTLSIVLSLLGVLIASKTNPVMFAIYVLMTALATIYSAPPRLKARPIIDVLSHGLFFGGLPFLYGASIDGRISSIEALIALSVTLYSFALELRNHLGDYESDLKAGLKTTPVVLGKKVSEKLVVTFSWASIILLMVALTPLGAFGTLALRLKVNYRALDALMLALLVAHTARVMLGG
- a CDS encoding lysylphosphatidylglycerol synthase transmembrane domain-containing protein — protein: MGEVSLAGWKRKVLSVLALLISLGYLYRHTDLEELELAMKTASPEYLLLAFCLSLLTVLLSVLRWHIFLREVQETPFKKTLRAFLSGYYLMTILPPSVGHATKVKLVGGDYFKALSALAIGITTEVVVLLSMAFVFVGFTKLGLVVLVLVLLSLIWEEGLYRVLDSLLAFWGNSGLKGLTTLLRSYLKRGYTGWKRAKENRKAFFLSFLLSLAVILLQVFGIVAVGRAFGLEVSLGRALYGFIMSVLFASLAGIPSGFGANEMGIVVGIGASTKATLTAFTYKFIFQYVYSIVGAVAFYRSVGGGAGK